Part of the Candidatus Brocadia sinica JPN1 genome, CAGAACGATTTTGTTGTGAGATCTTTCGAGTCAATACCGGCTTTCGCATCTGTTGCTCAGCATGGTTATTATAGGGACTCACGCCCTCATGTTCCAGGAACGTAAAGAGTTCCTCTTTATGGCGATTCAGACGTTTGATCAGTCTTTGTGCGTCTTTATCCTGATAGGGTGTTATCAAAAACTGTTCAAGCCGATAATGTAATCTCTTTTTCAACCGAAGAAAGCATTCTGGACTCAAATGGTTCTTTTCCTCCGATAACCGCAATGCGTCTTTGAGCACACGAGAGAGTTTTTTCCGGAAAGCTTTCCATGGAATTGACCGATTGTATGTGTCGACTTTTACCAGTTCCGTGAACAGATGATAGAAACACCGCTGCTTTGCCAGTGCGTTTATCTTGTTATAAGCGCCCCAGAAGTCACAAATCAGGATGCCCTTGAATAGTCTGCCTAAGAACTTTTTTATGACAGGCGATCCCCGATTGCGTGTTATGAGGTAGTAGCAGAGGGTTTTGGTGGTAAAACACCACAACCAATGGGTTTTCCCGTTCAACCGCCACCCTGTTTCATCTGCGTGTAAAACGGCACTTGCGGAGACTTTTTGTCCAATATCGTTATACCGTGATTCCAGGAGTGTTGCAAGGGACTTCCAAGCCTGGGTTAAACCACCGGCGCTTATGTGAAAGTTGAAAAATACGGAAACCATCTTTACGATATTGTTTATACTTATGCCGACTAAGTAATGAAGCCAGGCGGTAAAGACAACGAGGCGCAATCCGAGTCGGGCATTTGGCAACGCGTCTGTGACCGTAGGCTGGACAATCTTTCTACAACAAGAACACCAGGAACCATGAACCGTAT contains:
- the tnpC gene encoding IS66 family transposase; the encoded protein is MTRDEAIAILEMDREDAIQAILILAEKAENYDRLCDKPSPTTPSGMTPPYLKPAGKRKKRPCGRKHGHKGISRKRPETVTAYQTHTLKSCPDCHQPLQNPVRTYKRYIEDIPQIDPVVTEHTVHGSWCSCCRKIVQPTVTDALPNARLGLRLVVFTAWLHYLVGISINNIVKMVSVFFNFHISAGGLTQAWKSLATLLESRYNDIGQKVSASAVLHADETGWRLNGKTHWLWCFTTKTLCYYLITRNRGSPVIKKFLGRLFKGILICDFWGAYNKINALAKQRCFYHLFTELVKVDTYNRSIPWKAFRKKLSRVLKDALRLSEEKNHLSPECFLRLKKRLHYRLEQFLITPYQDKDAQRLIKRLNRHKEELFTFLEHEGVSPYNNHAEQQMRKPVLTRKISQQNRSAQGANTQAILMTLLRSAELQGANPVENLLAIAKNALTVKTPSGLAYKIAC